Below is a genomic region from Ferribacterium limneticum.
CCGCGAGGCAATCACCGACGTCGCCGGCAAGCTGCAGGCGGCCGGCCTGATCCGCTACGCCCGCGGCCAGATTGTCGTCGTCGACCGGCCGGCGCTCGAGGTGCGGGGCTGCGAATGCCATGGCGTGGTGCATTTGGAATTTGAGCGTTTTTTCCGGTCGACCGTAACAATCGATGCGCCCAGCCGCTTGCGCCCCAACCCGGCTACCCTGCGCCATCGCGCCGAGGCCCGTTGGCGCGAACTGCCGGACAGCGCGCCGGAAGACCCGAGCGAAGCCGCCCACTTGCTGCATGAACTGGAAATTCGCAAGATCGAGCTGGAAATCGACAACGAGGCGCTGCACGAAGCCAACGACCAGGCCGACGCGCTCAGCGAGCGCTACGCCGACATCTACGACTTCGCGCCGATCGGCTACTTCACGCTCGACGCCCAAGGCAACATCCTCGACCTCAATCTGGCCGGCGCCATTCTGCTCGGTCTCAAGCGCTCGCAGAAAAGCCGGCATCGTTTCATCAATTATCTGGCGCCCGAATGTCAGGCAGCTTTCACCGAGTTCGTCGACAAAGTTCTCGCCGAGAAAAAAAGCGGCTTCTGCGAGATTACGCTGATGGCCAGCGCGCAACGCCCGGCATCAACACTCAGGGTCGAAGCAGTCCCGGATGAAGAAGGCACCGAATGCCGGATGGTGCTCATGGACATGACCGAACAGCACAGTGCGCTACGGGCCCTCAAGCATTCGGAAATTCGCTATCGGCAGTTCATCGACGACCTGCCGGTTGGCAAGGGCGCCGCCGCAAAGCCGCCTAACGACAACTGACCTGCGCTTGGCCGGACAACAACGGCGAACGCCGTCGCCCGGCCATCAAGGCTGATCAGGCTGCGACTTTGGGACGCAGTTCCTTGGTGTGCTTCTCGAAGCCCGCGACCTGATTTTCGGCTTCTTCAGGCGTCACTTCATAGAGTTCCTGGACCTGGCTGACCAAAACTTCACGCTTGCTGTCGATGACAGCCAGTCGGGCGTTGTTGATCTTGCCCCAACGCGACTTGATCTTCACGCCAACCGACGTCCAGCCTGCTGCATCAATATCCCAGCTCATATCCGACTCCTTGTATTCGGCCCCCGGGCGAAATTGCCCGGCGCCCGCCCCGACCACAAAGCAGATCGGAAACGACAACCGGAATGTCTGTTGGGCGTTCCGGGATGCGAAACCAAGACTAGTTGGCGGCGCCAAGCCCGTCTGCGCGATTTCGCGCTTAGGGCGAAAATCGCCGGCCGACGGCACAAGCCGGGGCTTGTGCGGTCAACGGTCAAAACCGGGCTTTTTTTCCGGTCAACCGTAAAAATTGCCGCTCTTCCTCACCTCGCCCAGGCCCGCCACGGCGGCCCAAATTCCCTGCCGGACAAAGCCCGGCGCCAAAACCCGGAGATTCATCCAGCATGGCATCGATATTGCAGTTGCACTCCGCTACGAGCAGAACATTTTGACGGGAGGACAACCATGAGCATCACGACCATCGCATCGTTTTACGGCGCCAGCGCAGCAAACTCAGTGCGCAGCACGAGCGGCAGCGCGGCAAGCAGCCAGGGCACGGCAACTACGGCCACTAGCACAAAGAGCAGCGAAAGCACGACCGTGAGCATCTCGAACGAAGCCCGTCAGGCGGCTGCGACCGAAAGCCGGTTCGCCGTTCCGGAATCCGTTCGCCAGGCGGCACTGGCTGAACTGAACAGGGTTTTTCCGCAGGACATCCTCGACGAAGCGCAGGCCCGCCTGCAGGCCAACCAGGGCATAAGTGGCAGCACCAGCGCCACGCCGGGCCTGGGCAACCTGCCCCTGCTGCCGGAAAATGAGGCGCTCCTCGCCCAAATCAAGAGCGAAATGCACGCCGCCCGTGCCGCCAGCACTGAAGGCATGACCAACCTGACGCCCTACGTACAGCTGATCCATGCCGTCCAGACAGAAGGCTGGAAAACGCCGATGACGATGGCCGACGCGCAGCGCGAAGTCGACATCGCTGCGGCCATGGCCAGGCTGACGCCGGCGTCGAACCAGGCACCGCTGAGCGAAGCTGAACAGTTACAAAAGATCAATGCGGCAATGGCGCAAATCCAGCAGGAACAGGCCGGAGAAATCCCCGACAAGTGGAAGCAGCGCTGGCAGGAAGCAAACCTGAGCATGCCGGAAACGGCCACCACAACCTTCCCGCAATCCATCTGGCTCGGCCTGGCCAAGGCCGCCGGGATCGGCGAAGACGAGTTCCTCGCCAAGGCGCGCGAACTGGCCGGCAATTATTCCGGCAACAGCTTCCTGCAAGCCGTCGAAAGTTTTGTCAGCGAACGCTACACCGCAAGTTCCGGCACGACGTAGACCAGCGGAGGCTGCGCCGGCCAGCCGAAGGCGAACAATGCCCGCTGCGGCGACGGTGCTTTGCCGTTTAAACTTCGCCCTTTCCATTTCAGCCGGCCAGCATGCGCCTCCTCCACACCTCCGACTGGCACCTCGGCCAGCACTTCATGGGCAAGAGCCGGCAGGCCGAGCATCAGGCGCTGATCGGCTGGCTGCTTGAGCAGGTGGAAGCACAGGCGGTCGATGCGGTGCTCCTCGCCGGCGACATTTTCGACACCGGCACGCCGCCCTCCTACGCCCGCGAGCTGTACAACCAGCTCGTCGGCCAACTGTACAAAGCCGGCGTCCCGCTGCTGGTTCTCGGCGGCAACCACGATTCGCCGGCCACCCTGGGCGAAAGCCGCGAGCTGCTCGCCCACCTGGGCACCACCGTCATCGCCGCGACGCATGCCGACCCGGCGACGCAGGTCATCGTCCTGCCGCAGCGCAACGGCGAACCGGGCTGCATCGTCTGCGCCGTCCCCTTCATCCGCCCGCGCGACGTGCTGCAAAGCCAGGCCGGGCAAAGTGCCGAAGACAAGCAGTTGTCGCTGCAAACCGCCATCCAGGAACATTACGGTGCCGTCTTCGCGGCCGCCGTCGAACGCCAGAGCGCACTCGCCGCCGAACTCGGCCCGAATTTCGGCCGCCCGCTGCCCATCATCGCCACCGGCCACTTGACTACGGTCGGCGCCAGCACCAGCGAATCGGTCCGTGAAATCTACGTCGGCGCCCTCGAAGCCTTCCCGACCGCCGCCTTCCCGCCGGCCGCCTACATCGCCCTCGGCCACATCCACCGGCCGCAGAAAGTCGGCGGCCTCGAACACATCCGCTACTGCGGCTCGCCCATCCCGCTCGGCTTCGACGAAGCCAAGCAAACCAAGGAAATGCTGCTCGTCGATCTCGACAGCGACGGCCTCAAAGCCGTCACCGTCCTGCCCGTGCCGCGCTTCCAGAGCCTGGTTGCCGTCAGCGGCAATCTCGAAACGCTGGCCGGCGCCATCGGCGCCGCAGCCGCCCAAGGCACGCGCGAATGCCCGGCCTGGCTCGAAGTCACCGTCGCCGAAGACGACTACCTGGCCGACCTGCCGGCCCGCATCGAAGCACTGACCGAAGGCTGGCCAGTCGAAGTCCTGCGCATCCGCCGCCAGCGCGGCAACGCGGTCACCAGCCTGGCGGCAGAAGCCAGCGAAACCTTGGACGAACTCAGCCCGCACGACGTCTTCGCCCGTCGCCTGCAGCAGGAAGAGCTCGGCGACGAACTGCAATCCGCCCTCAACGAACGCTACCGCGCCGTCGTTGCCAGCCTGCAGGAACAAGAAGCATGAAAATCCTCACCCTGCGCCTGAAGAACCTCAATTCGCTCAAAGGCGAATGGAGCATCGATTTCACCAAGCCGCCCTTCACCGACAACTGCCTGTTCGCCATCACCGGCCCGACCGGCGCCGGCAAATCGACGCTGCTCGACGCCATCTGCCTCGCCCTTTACCACCAGACACCGCGCCTGAAGACCATCTCGGCGTCCGACAACGACATCATGACGCGGCACACCGCCGACTGTCTGGCCGAGGTGGAATTCGAGGTCAAAGGCGCCGTCTACCGCGCTTTCTGGAGCCAGCGCCGCTCGCGCGACAAGATCGACGGTGCGTTGCAGGCGCCCAAGGTTGAGCTAGCCACCGTCGATGGCACCATCCTGAGCACCCAGACCAACGACAAACTCAAACGCATCGCCGAAATCACCGGCCTCGATTTCCCTCGCTTCACCAAGTCCATGCTGCTCGCCCAGGGCGGCTTCGCGGCCTTTCTGAACGCCAGCGCCAACGAACGGGCCGAACTGCTCGAAGAACTGACCGGCACCGAAATCTACGGCGAGATTTCGCGCAAGGTTTTTGAACAGGCCCGCGAGGCCAAAAGCCAGCTCGACCAACTAAAAGCCCGCGCCGACGGCATGGAACTGCTGAGCGACGAGCAACGCGCCGTGATGCAGCTCGAAGCCGGCCGCCTCGACACCCAACTCACCGACGTCCAGCGCCGCCACCAGCAAACCCAGGCCCAACGCCAGTGGCGCCTCGATCTGGCGCAAGGCGAGCAGGAAATCAAAACCGCCGAAGGCAAGCTGATTGAAGCCGACACCGCCCTGACCGCCGTCGCACCGGAGCTCAAAAAACTCGCCGACAGCGAACCGGCCGAAGCCCTCAAACCGCTGCACCAGCAATGGCAACAAGCCGACGCCGCCTGCCGGCAAACCGAAGCCGAACTCAAGGCCCT
It encodes:
- a CDS encoding CsbD family protein, producing MSWDIDAAGWTSVGVKIKSRWGKINNARLAVIDSKREVLVSQVQELYEVTPEEAENQVAGFEKHTKELRPKVAA
- the sbcD gene encoding exonuclease subunit SbcD → MRLLHTSDWHLGQHFMGKSRQAEHQALIGWLLEQVEAQAVDAVLLAGDIFDTGTPPSYARELYNQLVGQLYKAGVPLLVLGGNHDSPATLGESRELLAHLGTTVIAATHADPATQVIVLPQRNGEPGCIVCAVPFIRPRDVLQSQAGQSAEDKQLSLQTAIQEHYGAVFAAAVERQSALAAELGPNFGRPLPIIATGHLTTVGASTSESVREIYVGALEAFPTAAFPPAAYIALGHIHRPQKVGGLEHIRYCGSPIPLGFDEAKQTKEMLLVDLDSDGLKAVTVLPVPRFQSLVAVSGNLETLAGAIGAAAAQGTRECPAWLEVTVAEDDYLADLPARIEALTEGWPVEVLRIRRQRGNAVTSLAAEASETLDELSPHDVFARRLQQEELGDELQSALNERYRAVVASLQEQEA
- a CDS encoding helix-turn-helix domain-containing protein, with the translated sequence MPTATRPDQRQNQLLAGLSLAEQSRLHDDLEPVLLEDGSVLQNAGELLSHVYFPTSCVISLIATTREGAATELAMVGNEGLAGISAVLGDELSSHKLVVQGAGHAYRLKAETLRWELAEGGRLQQMALRYAQALMVQTAQGLLCARHHSVEQQLGRWLQLCLDRRPDNRIAMTQERIASLLGLRREAITDVAGKLQAAGLIRYARGQIVVVDRPALEVRGCECHGVVHLEFERFFRSTVTIDAPSRLRPNPATLRHRAEARWRELPDSAPEDPSEAAHLLHELEIRKIELEIDNEALHEANDQADALSERYADIYDFAPIGYFTLDAQGNILDLNLAGAILLGLKRSQKSRHRFINYLAPECQAAFTEFVDKVLAEKKSGFCEITLMASAQRPASTLRVEAVPDEEGTECRMVLMDMTEQHSALRALKHSEIRYRQFIDDLPVGKGAAAKPPNDN